One genomic segment of Helianthus annuus cultivar XRQ/B chromosome 14, HanXRQr2.0-SUNRISE, whole genome shotgun sequence includes these proteins:
- the LOC118486632 gene encoding uncharacterized protein LOC118486632, whose amino-acid sequence MTMSGSGQRRRSIVSVQDRFSYARLFEWYAVLSLFRVLFRVRITDSGSVLVREFRSSQSSVQSFGFSVRFNIRFEVLFGCFESFGSTWIRVLFPGYFGSVNGSGQPLSTVNTGSKLVNAVRRNDMKIRNALVAR is encoded by the exons ATGACGATGTCCG GTTCGGGTCAACGGCGCAGGTCAATAGTTTCAGTTCAGGACAGGTTCAGTTACGCTAGGTTGTTCGAATGGTATGCAGTTTTGAGTTTGTTTCGGGTTTTATTTCGGGTCAGAATTACGGATTCAGGCTCTGTTTTGGTTCGGGAGTTTCGCTCAAGTCAATCTTCGGTTCAAAGTTTCGGGTTCTCGGTTCGGTTCAACATCAGATTTGAAGTTTTATTTGGGTGTTTCGAGAGCTTTGGTTCGACTTGGATTCGGGTATTATTTCCGGGTTATTTCGGTTCGGTCAACGGTTCGGGTCAGCCGCTGTCAACAGTCAACACCGGGTCAAAGTTGGTCAACGCGGTTCGGCGAAACGACATGAAGATTCG gaatgccttagttgcacgctag